From Oryza sativa Japonica Group chromosome 4, ASM3414082v1, one genomic window encodes:
- the LOC4336258 gene encoding probable calcium-binding protein CML22 has translation MSCQVPTVPASPVVKFPLLPRGLLSYLPANLSSILPVARGAASTCEASSTTTTTMPPEPPASPPPPKKMSPPGAGAGAGSKKKQQQQADAAELARVFELFDRNGDGRITREELEDSLGKLGIPVPADELAAVIARIDANGDGCVDVEEFGELYRSIMAGGDDSKDGRAKEEEEEEDGDMREAFRVFDANGDGYITVDELGAVLASLGLKQGRTAEECRRMIGQVDRDGDGRVDFHEFLQMMRGGGFAALG, from the coding sequence ATGAGTTGCCAGGTCCCCACGGTGCCCGCCTCGCCGGTCGTTAAGTTCCCACTCCTCCCGCGCGGCCTCCTCTCCTACCTCCCCGCCAACCTCTCCTCCATCCTCCCAgtcgcgcgcggcgccgcctccacctgcgAGGCTtcttcgacgacgacgacaaccatGCCGCCTGAGCCGCcagcgtctcctcctcctcccaagaAGATGTCACCgccgggagcgggagcgggagcggggagcaagaagaagcagcagcagcaggccgaCGCCGCGGAGCTGGCGCGCGTGTTCGAGCTGTTCGACAGGAACGGCGACGGGCGGATCACGCGGGAGGAGCTGGAGGACTCGCTGGGGAAGCTCGGGATCCCCGTGCCGGCCGACGAGCTGGCGGCCGTGATCGCGCGCATCGACGCCAACGGCGACGGGTGCGTGGACGTCGAGGAGTTCGGGGAGCTCTACCGCTCCATCATGGCCGGCGGGGACGACAGCAAGGACGGCCGCgccaaggaggaagaggaggaggaggacggcgacatGAGGGAGGCGTTCCGGGTGTTCGACGCCAACGGCGACGGGTACATCACGGTGGACGAGCTCGGCGCCGTGCTGGCGTCGCTGGGGCTGAAGCAGGGCCGCACGGCGGAGGAGTGCCGTCGCATGATCGGCCAGGTcgaccgcgacggcgacggccgcgtcGACTTCCACGAGTTCCTCCAGATGATGCGCGGCGGCGGGTTCGCCGCCCTCGGCTGA
- the LOC4336259 gene encoding uncharacterized CRM domain-containing protein At3g25440, chloroplastic isoform X1, protein MGSRVLLLRRMEKGWRPMSRALYPSPGSTSVAPPHELRAPRRCSPSYTSHKVFHRDVGFFSGWQSYNLQIYCCIHTSRPVNSQNHTIAEPQQKQEDVALVDESGRPKAKRKKLKGRRAVTRFLKSLRWKKKREFQRMTAEEKILYKLKLARNKEERLVAALTKIEPDDPSEPTHDPEVLTPEEHFYFLKMGQKSKNYVPVGRRGIYQGVILNMHLHWKKHQTLQVIVKTFTPDEVKEIASELARLSGGIVLDIQEGNTIIMYRGKNYAQPPPEIMSPKVTLPRKKALDKSKYRERLRALRRYIPRLEQELVDLHAQMKLARDYKGQNAAEDITCISDSVNSTSAKEYSSCSVRKRSVSDLLSESIEGSGRLEDENYEVSADSASESITYSESEDLSDIFETDSEEEQVQESKEQPLYLDKLDKFPSENNDNEPDDFEEHLRKIASLSDRTDSSAKELKVSELDEIDKIFLRASSLLKKR, encoded by the exons ATGGGCAGCCGGGTGCTCTTGCTCCGGAGGATGGAGAAGGGGTGGCGGCCGATGTCCCGGGCGCTTTATCCCTCCCCCGGTTCTACCAGCGTGGCGCCTCCCCATGAGCTGCGCGCGCCTCGGCGGTGCTCACCATC TTATACTTCCCACAAGGTTTTTCACCGAGATGTTGGGTTCTTCAGTGGGTGGCAAAGTTATAACCTTCAAATATATTGCTGTATCCATACAAGCCGACCAGTCAATAGTCAAAATCATACCATAGCAGAACCTCAGCAGAAACAAGAAGATGTTGCGCTGGTTGATGAATCTGGTAGGCCCAAAGCAAAGAGGAAAAAGTTAAAAGGAAGGAGGGCAGTGACAAGATTTTTGAAATCCCTgagatggaagaagaaaagggaGTTTCAAAGGATGACTGCGGAGGAGAAGATTTTGTACAAACTGAAGCTA GCTCGAAACAAGGAAGAACGACTTGTTGCAGCTTTGACGAAGATTGAACCGGATGACCCATCAGAACCTACCCATGATCCTGAGGTGCTTACACCTGAAGAGCACTTCTATTTCCTCAAGATGGGTCAAAAAAGTAAAAATTATGTGCCTGTAGGAAGACGTGGAATATATCAGGGAGTGATCCTGAACATGCATTTGCACTGGAAAAAGCACCAAACGCTACAGGTAATTGTGAAGACATTCACACCAGACGAGGTTAAGGAAATTGCCTCAGAGTTAGCCAGACTAAGTGGTGGAATTGTGCTGGATATTCAAGAAGGGAATACGATTATTATGTACAGAGGAAAAAACTATGCACAGCCACCACCTGAAATAATGTCTCCAAAAGTTACACTTCCTAGAAAAAAG GCACTGGATAAATCAAAATACAGAGAACGCCTCCGAGCTCTTAGGCGGTACATTCCCAGGCTTGAGCAGGAGCTTGTAGATCTTCATGCACAGATGAAGTTAGCTAGAGATTATAAAGGACAGAATGCAGCGGAAGATATTACTTGTATTTCAGATAGTGTAAACAGTACATCTGCGAAAGAATATTCTTCTTGCTCAGTTCGCAAGAGAAGTGTATCTGATCTCCTGTCAGAAAGTATAGAAGGGTCTGGAAGGCTAGAGGATGAAAATTATGAGGTTAGTGCTGATTCGGCTTCAGAGTCTATCACATACTCTGAATCCGAGGATCTCTCTGACATTTTTGAGACGGACTCAGAGGAGGAGCAGGTACAGGAAAGCAAGGAGCAACCGTTGTATCTAGATAAGCTGGATAAGTTTCCCTCAGAAAATAATGACAATGAACCAGATGATTTCGAAGAGCATCTACGAAAGATTGCTTCCCTTTCTGATAGGACCGATTCATCTGCTAAAGAACTCAAAGTATCCGAGCTTGATGAGATTGATAAAATCTTCTTGAGAGCTAGTTCATTGCTGAAGAAAAGGTGA
- the LOC4336259 gene encoding uncharacterized CRM domain-containing protein At3g25440, chloroplastic isoform X2, which translates to MTAEEKILYKLKLARNKEERLVAALTKIEPDDPSEPTHDPEVLTPEEHFYFLKMGQKSKNYVPVGRRGIYQGVILNMHLHWKKHQTLQVIVKTFTPDEVKEIASELARLSGGIVLDIQEGNTIIMYRGKNYAQPPPEIMSPKVTLPRKKALDKSKYRERLRALRRYIPRLEQELVDLHAQMKLARDYKGQNAAEDITCISDSVNSTSAKEYSSCSVRKRSVSDLLSESIEGSGRLEDENYEVSADSASESITYSESEDLSDIFETDSEEEQVQESKEQPLYLDKLDKFPSENNDNEPDDFEEHLRKIASLSDRTDSSAKELKVSELDEIDKIFLRASSLLKKR; encoded by the exons ATGACTGCGGAGGAGAAGATTTTGTACAAACTGAAGCTA GCTCGAAACAAGGAAGAACGACTTGTTGCAGCTTTGACGAAGATTGAACCGGATGACCCATCAGAACCTACCCATGATCCTGAGGTGCTTACACCTGAAGAGCACTTCTATTTCCTCAAGATGGGTCAAAAAAGTAAAAATTATGTGCCTGTAGGAAGACGTGGAATATATCAGGGAGTGATCCTGAACATGCATTTGCACTGGAAAAAGCACCAAACGCTACAGGTAATTGTGAAGACATTCACACCAGACGAGGTTAAGGAAATTGCCTCAGAGTTAGCCAGACTAAGTGGTGGAATTGTGCTGGATATTCAAGAAGGGAATACGATTATTATGTACAGAGGAAAAAACTATGCACAGCCACCACCTGAAATAATGTCTCCAAAAGTTACACTTCCTAGAAAAAAG GCACTGGATAAATCAAAATACAGAGAACGCCTCCGAGCTCTTAGGCGGTACATTCCCAGGCTTGAGCAGGAGCTTGTAGATCTTCATGCACAGATGAAGTTAGCTAGAGATTATAAAGGACAGAATGCAGCGGAAGATATTACTTGTATTTCAGATAGTGTAAACAGTACATCTGCGAAAGAATATTCTTCTTGCTCAGTTCGCAAGAGAAGTGTATCTGATCTCCTGTCAGAAAGTATAGAAGGGTCTGGAAGGCTAGAGGATGAAAATTATGAGGTTAGTGCTGATTCGGCTTCAGAGTCTATCACATACTCTGAATCCGAGGATCTCTCTGACATTTTTGAGACGGACTCAGAGGAGGAGCAGGTACAGGAAAGCAAGGAGCAACCGTTGTATCTAGATAAGCTGGATAAGTTTCCCTCAGAAAATAATGACAATGAACCAGATGATTTCGAAGAGCATCTACGAAAGATTGCTTCCCTTTCTGATAGGACCGATTCATCTGCTAAAGAACTCAAAGTATCCGAGCTTGATGAGATTGATAAAATCTTCTTGAGAGCTAGTTCATTGCTGAAGAAAAGGTGA
- the LOC4336260 gene encoding B-box zinc finger protein 24, whose amino-acid sequence MRIQCDACEAAAATVVCCADEAALCARCDVEIHAANKLASKHQRLPLDAALPAALPRCDVCQEKAAFIFCVEDRALFCRDCDEPIHVPGTLSGNHQRYLTTGIRVGFSSVCSANADHLPPPAPKGNSKPPASGIAAAAAPKPAVSAAAQEVPSSPFLPPSGWAVEDLLQLSDYESSDKKGSPIGFKDLEWLDDIDLFHVQSPAKGGSTAAEVPELFASPQPASNMGLYKASGARQSKKPRVEIPDDDEDFFIVPDLG is encoded by the exons ATGAGGATCCAGTGCGACGCGTgcgaggccgcggcggccacGGTGGTGTGCtgcgcggacgaggcggcgctgTGCGCGCGCTGCGACGTCGAGATCCACGCCGCCAACAAGCTCGCCAGCAAGCACCAGCGCCTCCCGCTCGACGCCgcgctccccgccgccctcccgcgCTGCGACGTCTGCCAG GAGAAGGCGGCGTTCATCTTCTGCGTGGAGGACAGGGCGCTCTTCTGCCGGGACTGCGACGAGCCCATCCACGTCCCGGGGACGCTCTCCGGCAACCACCAGCGCTACCTCACCACCGGCATCCGCGTCGGGTTCAGCTCCGTCTGTAGCGCCAACGCcgaccacctcccgccgccagCGCCCAAGGGGAACTCCAAGCCGCCGGCAAGCGgcatcgctgctgctgctgctcccaaGCCGGCCGTGtccgcggcggcgcaggaggtgCCGTCGTCACCGTTCTTGCCGCCGTCGGGCTGGGCCGTCGAGGATCTCCTGCAGCTCTCCGACTACGAGTCCAGCGACAAG AAGGGCTCTCCTATTGGGTTCAAGGATCTGGAGTGGCTCGATGACATCGACCTGTTCCATGTCCAGTCGCCGGCCAAGGGAggcagcacggcggcggaggtgccTGAGCTCTTCGCCTCGCCGCAGCCAGCGAGCAACATGGGGCTCTACAAGGCGAGCGGTGCACGCCAAAGCAAGAAGCCACGGGTGGAGATACCCGATGACGACGAGGACTTCTTCATCGTTCCTGATCTTGGATGA